In one Nodularia sp. LEGE 06071 genomic region, the following are encoded:
- a CDS encoding DevA family ABC transporter ATP-binding protein — translation MEYAIDIRHLNHYFGHGNLKKQVLCNINLQVKTGEVVILTGPSGSGKTTLLTLVGGLRAAQEGSIKILGEELCGSSAKKLVYARRNNGYIFQAHNLHYSLTVQQNVMMGLEVHPNCSREMMQQRAKEILQQVGLDDHIDYYPHDLSGGQKQRVAISRALVSRPRLVLADEPTAALDSKSGRAVVDLMQDLAQEQGCTILLVTHDNRILDVADRIVHLEDGAISSRY, via the coding sequence ATGGAATATGCCATTGATATTCGTCACCTCAATCACTACTTCGGTCACGGCAATCTGAAAAAGCAGGTATTGTGCAACATCAATTTGCAGGTCAAAACGGGGGAAGTCGTAATTCTGACTGGTCCATCAGGATCAGGAAAAACAACATTGCTGACGTTAGTGGGTGGTTTGCGGGCTGCTCAGGAAGGCAGTATCAAGATTCTTGGTGAGGAACTCTGCGGCTCCAGTGCAAAAAAGTTGGTCTATGCTCGTCGCAACAACGGCTATATTTTCCAGGCACACAACCTGCATTATAGTTTGACTGTACAACAAAACGTTATGATGGGACTAGAGGTACATCCCAATTGCAGTCGTGAAATGATGCAGCAACGCGCTAAGGAGATTTTGCAGCAGGTCGGTTTGGACGATCATATTGATTATTACCCGCATGATTTGTCTGGAGGACAAAAGCAACGGGTGGCGATCTCGCGGGCGTTAGTCAGTCGTCCACGTTTGGTTTTAGCTGATGAGCCGACAGCTGCACTCGATAGTAAATCTGGTCGGGCAGTGGTAGATTTAATGCAGGATCTCGCACAGGAGCAAGGCTGCACGATTTTGCTGGTGACCCATGATAACCGAATTTTGGATGTAGCAGATCGGATTGTGCATTTGGAGGATGGGGCAATCTCTTCTAGGTATTGA
- a CDS encoding heavy metal translocating P-type ATPase, with product MTQTPDLKTQTLQVGGMDCGSCTNTIEVALQQLHGVTEATVNFTTGKARVSYDPQLLSEKSIYDQIKGLGYTIEQSHEAQSHQHTHSCGGEHDRDHLNHDHNVDVAPVRTLQLQISGMDCGSCAKTIEVGVQKIIGVQEASVSFASERLHISYDPQLVNEKAIYDRIQDLGYTVEEGVEASSHHHDHDYSHNHEHSQLINKSKQKQKSDLTSWRFWIENRRGQSVILAGIGIVLGLLTQYLVLPIWIARAFYGIGIVIAGYPIARAGLFELRLRRADMNLLMTISVIGAVILGDWFEGGLVVFLFSLGTTLQVFTFGRTRNAIRSLMDLTPPTATVKRENQEFTVPVESIELSEVLTIRPGQRVALDGVVVSGNSAIDQSPITGESIPEDKAVGDTVFAGTLNQTGFLEVKVTHTSGDTTVAKIINLVEQAQESRAPSQQWVDKFAEVYTPIVILAAIAIALIPPLAFAQPFNVWLYRALVMLVIACPCALVISTPVSIVSAIGAATRRGVLFKGGNALETAGHLTTLAFDKTGTITQGLPIVQQVYDLGKVNADMILLIAASLEQQSEHPLAKAIVAKAQDLGLELETPLDFTALPGKGIQANLSQMLYLVGNRRLFSDKGICLSDEAEFLLTEIEQLGQIPVLVGTNGGLLGAIALSDGIRLEATEALRQLKRVGLKRLVMLTGDRTVVAKQIAQQVGITEYQAELLPEDKLQAIQQLRRHGVVGMVGDGINDAPALATADISFAVGGIDIALETADVVLVGSDLRQLAYAVDLSRRTVSVIQQNVVFSLVTKALFLLLGTFGFVGLAIAVLADTGTSLLVTANGMRLFKVLS from the coding sequence ATGACTCAAACTCCTGACCTCAAAACCCAAACTTTGCAAGTTGGCGGTATGGACTGCGGAAGCTGCACCAATACAATTGAAGTCGCTTTGCAACAGTTACATGGTGTGACAGAAGCAACGGTAAACTTTACAACTGGTAAAGCTAGGGTTTCTTATGATCCACAGTTATTGAGTGAAAAGAGTATTTATGACCAAATAAAAGGTTTAGGTTATACGATAGAGCAAAGTCATGAGGCGCAATCCCATCAGCATACTCATTCCTGTGGCGGTGAACACGACCGTGACCACCTAAATCATGACCATAACGTAGATGTAGCTCCTGTGAGAACGCTACAGTTACAAATTAGCGGGATGGATTGTGGCAGTTGTGCGAAAACTATTGAGGTTGGGGTGCAGAAGATAATAGGCGTACAAGAAGCATCGGTCAGCTTTGCCAGCGAAAGATTGCATATATCCTATGACCCACAATTGGTGAATGAGAAAGCAATTTATGACCGGATTCAAGATTTAGGTTACACGGTTGAGGAGGGTGTTGAAGCAAGTTCCCATCATCACGACCATGACTATAGCCATAACCACGAGCATTCTCAGCTAATAAACAAGTCCAAACAAAAACAAAAATCCGACTTAACCAGCTGGAGATTCTGGATTGAAAATCGTCGAGGACAGAGTGTCATACTTGCAGGTATAGGTATAGTTTTAGGTTTACTTACTCAATATCTAGTGCTACCCATCTGGATTGCACGAGCTTTTTATGGCATTGGTATAGTAATTGCTGGCTATCCGATCGCACGGGCTGGTTTGTTTGAGTTGCGCTTGCGCCGCGCTGATATGAATCTGCTGATGACTATTTCGGTGATTGGGGCAGTGATTTTAGGTGATTGGTTTGAAGGGGGGCTGGTTGTCTTTTTGTTCTCTTTAGGCACAACATTGCAAGTTTTCACCTTTGGTCGTACCCGCAACGCAATTCGCTCACTGATGGATTTGACTCCACCTACTGCTACAGTTAAGCGAGAAAATCAGGAATTTACAGTTCCCGTCGAAAGTATTGAGCTAAGTGAAGTTTTGACGATTCGACCAGGACAGCGTGTGGCGTTGGATGGTGTGGTTGTTTCTGGTAACAGTGCCATTGACCAGTCTCCAATTACAGGAGAGTCAATCCCAGAAGATAAAGCCGTTGGAGATACTGTCTTTGCCGGCACTTTAAATCAGACCGGTTTTTTAGAAGTCAAAGTTACGCACACTTCTGGCGATACAACCGTTGCCAAAATTATTAATTTGGTGGAACAAGCTCAAGAAAGCCGCGCACCTTCACAGCAGTGGGTGGATAAGTTTGCAGAGGTCTACACTCCGATAGTGATTTTAGCAGCGATCGCCATTGCTCTAATACCGCCCTTGGCTTTTGCTCAACCTTTTAATGTCTGGCTTTACCGCGCACTGGTAATGCTAGTAATTGCTTGTCCCTGTGCCTTAGTCATTTCTACCCCAGTTTCAATTGTCAGTGCCATTGGTGCGGCAACTCGGCGGGGCGTTTTATTTAAAGGGGGTAATGCGCTGGAAACTGCTGGACATCTGACTACCCTTGCTTTTGATAAAACTGGCACAATTACACAAGGGCTGCCCATTGTGCAGCAGGTTTATGACTTGGGGAAGGTGAATGCAGACATGATATTACTGATTGCCGCTTCCTTAGAACAACAGTCTGAACATCCCCTAGCAAAAGCTATTGTGGCAAAGGCTCAAGATTTGGGGCTGGAGTTAGAAACACCCCTTGATTTTACAGCATTACCCGGTAAAGGAATTCAGGCAAACTTGAGTCAGATGTTGTATTTGGTTGGTAATCGACGGTTGTTTTCAGACAAAGGTATTTGCTTGTCTGATGAAGCTGAATTTTTGTTAACTGAAATTGAACAACTTGGTCAAATTCCGGTGTTAGTAGGAACGAACGGAGGGTTATTAGGAGCGATCGCACTTTCTGATGGTATCCGCTTGGAAGCCACCGAAGCCCTGCGACAATTGAAGCGGGTTGGATTGAAGCGGTTGGTGATGTTGACAGGCGATCGTACTGTTGTGGCCAAGCAAATTGCCCAACAAGTTGGAATTACAGAGTATCAGGCAGAACTGTTACCTGAAGATAAACTGCAAGCAATTCAACAGTTGCGTCGTCACGGAGTAGTAGGTATGGTTGGGGATGGCATTAACGATGCACCAGCTTTAGCTACGGCAGATATTAGTTTTGCTGTAGGTGGAATTGACATTGCTTTGGAGACAGCAGATGTGGTGCTGGTAGGTAGTGACTTGAGACAACTTGCTTATGCAGTAGATTTAAGCCGACGTACTGTGTCAGTGATTCAACAGAATGTGGTTTTTTCTCTGGTAACTAAGGCTTTATTTTTGCTATTGGGGACGTTTGGGTTTGTTGGTTTAGCGATCGCCGTCTTAGCTGATACAGGAACTTCCCTGCTAGTGACTGCAAATGGAATGCGGCTGTTTAAAGTATTGAGTTAG
- a CDS encoding DEAD/DEAH box helicase produces the protein MLESEKLIQIVKAWLAYIKLEELTQAEVERSSDIYSKVVDKGVQLVGNKLLLDSEIFTQFQKQQQAAKRGNKNDVQMAVAFPQIYRINGKGKEQKLKYLPLFTIDISPIFKGNYRKTGWDLTEYEFQPVVVNLMRLYTLEEEQAESLIVASGILKFLEDTFKGRFPTLRDFLDLVDLPSPGRYKTLQQPYLLRCDFTPYNAQIKQDLQEILKQLQHPDHKSEWQTETSPAMQYLWGKPQSPRHQQGVGGRVSGVGKEEDGDCNPNMTLNSQLADSQTQSFSSTPYTPHPTPRAPIPPLPDTEDGEEWARPDEVMFWGAFPDHAPDEYQAAVLKHTQENWLTAVCGPPGTGKTEVFLHLVAQQVVNRALQLVRGEEDENNLILFACTNKSAIQKFPQRLTKNFPTQQFYLPGGNQSIIRKETLPKLQSSQDWLRHTEFNQESWSQVKLQLLQAESEIQQLIEQDRFHTIQQVTDTQQRSQLDEEIQSLNNEIATKSSELQALTEQLSSWADYANFPLDAYQQIQEALSQAERELPKQSDSITKRTLDWLNVTNDQRIFKRLANRINAAVLNTLATAHPFQIPLDRLSLTTAQTEVNQKLDFKKQWQSLHQKVTEIQSQLTALNQQLELKQAEHQQIQKQLDSYPQADFYSRFYRDHHSLQLELFQRAWAFLVQETLRRKDSVIRALETYGSVLMGDGQALLKLETDHDAIYRDLSLIFPVIGSSLQSIRNMLPILHPHSVKLALADEAGTTLIHQLFPLLVRSQKAVVAGDPQQIEPIINLCDDTIKQYFKTAFLDMGMGNEDYYRYAPTAKYTATAYHGAAGANGTEGDLGNGIVLRNHYRCTPPIIQFCRPNYPGGLQILSEDNGEATVKHLLAYHIEGSHTHNTNPEEIAAVETIIASLLQHGYSISSNDNSKTIGVMSPFSQQANALRYRLSNRWRNFSWDDIGTVHNFQGGEKTAIIFSPYQCQKEHSFWFLNRKPNLLNTAVSRAKELFILVGNLRELELAGGETKRLVEHIRLHGEIRSELGLNIWGQQPFF, from the coding sequence ATGCTAGAGTCAGAAAAACTTATCCAGATAGTAAAAGCTTGGTTAGCCTACATCAAATTAGAAGAACTGACTCAAGCCGAGGTCGAGCGTTCTTCAGATATCTATTCAAAAGTAGTAGATAAAGGAGTGCAACTGGTTGGCAACAAATTACTTTTAGATAGCGAAATATTTACGCAATTCCAGAAACAGCAACAAGCAGCCAAAAGAGGTAACAAAAATGATGTTCAAATGGCGGTTGCTTTCCCACAAATTTATAGAATCAACGGTAAAGGAAAAGAGCAAAAGCTGAAATATCTGCCTTTGTTCACAATTGATATTTCACCCATATTCAAAGGTAATTACCGTAAAACTGGCTGGGACTTAACCGAATACGAGTTTCAGCCAGTAGTCGTTAATCTAATGCGACTCTACACACTAGAAGAAGAGCAAGCCGAATCACTGATTGTTGCGTCAGGAATATTGAAATTCTTAGAAGACACCTTTAAAGGAAGATTCCCGACCCTGCGAGACTTCCTGGACTTGGTAGACTTACCAAGTCCAGGAAGATACAAAACTCTTCAACAACCTTATTTGCTACGCTGTGACTTTACACCCTATAACGCCCAAATAAAGCAAGACCTGCAAGAAATCCTCAAGCAACTGCAACACCCTGACCATAAGAGCGAATGGCAAACTGAAACTTCCCCCGCAATGCAGTACCTCTGGGGAAAGCCACAATCACCCAGACATCAACAGGGTGTAGGGGGTAGGGTGTCGGGTGTGGGGAAAGAAGAGGATGGGGATTGCAACCCCAACATGACTCTTAATTCCCAACTTGCAGATTCTCAGACTCAAAGTTTTTCCTCTACACCCTACACCCCACACCCCACACCCAGAGCGCCCATTCCTCCCCTACCTGATACCGAGGATGGGGAGGAATGGGCGCGACCTGATGAAGTGATGTTTTGGGGAGCCTTTCCCGACCACGCACCTGATGAATATCAAGCGGCTGTCCTCAAACACACCCAAGAAAACTGGCTAACTGCTGTTTGTGGGCCTCCAGGAACTGGAAAAACCGAAGTGTTTCTGCACCTCGTAGCACAGCAAGTAGTGAATCGGGCATTACAACTTGTTCGTGGTGAAGAGGATGAGAATAATTTAATCCTCTTTGCCTGCACCAACAAAAGCGCCATCCAAAAATTCCCACAGCGACTGACCAAGAATTTTCCGACTCAACAGTTTTATCTTCCTGGTGGCAACCAAAGCATCATCCGTAAAGAAACCCTACCCAAACTACAATCAAGCCAGGATTGGTTACGTCATACTGAATTTAATCAAGAGTCTTGGTCACAAGTCAAACTCCAACTACTGCAAGCTGAAAGTGAAATTCAGCAACTGATAGAGCAAGACCGCTTTCATACCATACAACAAGTTACCGATACCCAACAGCGATCGCAACTGGATGAAGAAATCCAATCACTCAATAACGAGATTGCTACCAAGTCTTCCGAATTACAAGCCCTAACTGAACAGCTATCAAGTTGGGCAGATTACGCAAATTTTCCCCTTGATGCTTACCAGCAGATACAAGAAGCGTTATCCCAGGCAGAACGAGAACTACCAAAACAGTCCGATTCCATCACCAAACGCACTTTAGATTGGCTGAACGTTACTAACGACCAGCGAATATTTAAGCGGCTGGCAAATCGAATCAACGCGGCTGTTTTAAACACCTTGGCAACAGCGCATCCCTTTCAGATACCCCTTGACCGCTTAAGTTTAACCACTGCCCAGACAGAAGTAAACCAAAAACTGGATTTCAAAAAGCAATGGCAGAGTCTTCACCAAAAAGTCACTGAAATTCAAAGTCAACTAACAGCTTTAAACCAGCAGTTAGAGTTAAAACAAGCAGAACATCAACAAATCCAAAAACAACTCGATAGTTACCCACAAGCGGATTTCTACAGTCGTTTTTATCGTGACCATCACTCATTGCAGTTAGAACTATTTCAACGCGCCTGGGCGTTCCTGGTGCAAGAAACTCTCCGACGCAAGGATAGCGTTATCAGGGCATTAGAAACTTATGGCAGCGTATTGATGGGCGATGGACAGGCATTGCTCAAGTTAGAAACAGATCATGATGCCATCTACCGTGACTTGAGTTTGATTTTCCCCGTAATTGGCTCCAGTTTGCAATCAATACGTAATATGCTGCCAATTCTCCATCCCCATAGCGTTAAGCTGGCATTGGCAGATGAAGCAGGGACAACTCTTATACATCAATTATTTCCTTTGCTGGTGCGATCGCAAAAAGCTGTAGTGGCTGGCGACCCCCAACAAATTGAGCCAATCATTAATCTTTGCGACGATACTATCAAACAATATTTCAAAACTGCCTTTTTGGATATGGGCATGGGGAACGAAGACTACTACCGCTATGCCCCCACCGCCAAATACACTGCTACCGCTTATCATGGCGCTGCTGGTGCTAATGGTACAGAAGGGGACTTAGGCAATGGCATTGTCCTGAGAAATCACTATCGCTGTACCCCACCCATTATCCAATTTTGCCGTCCCAACTATCCTGGGGGTCTGCAAATCCTTTCAGAGGATAACGGCGAAGCAACAGTTAAGCATTTGCTGGCTTACCACATTGAGGGAAGCCACACCCATAACACCAATCCAGAAGAAATCGCTGCTGTAGAAACTATAATTGCGTCCTTGCTTCAGCACGGCTACTCTATTAGCTCGAATGACAATTCTAAGACAATTGGCGTAATGTCACCGTTTTCGCAGCAAGCCAACGCGCTGAGGTATCGACTTTCTAACCGTTGGCGAAACTTTTCTTGGGATGATATTGGTACAGTTCATAATTTTCAAGGTGGAGAAAAAACAGCTATCATCTTTTCTCCTTACCAGTGCCAGAAAGAGCATAGTTTTTGGTTCCTTAACCGCAAACCCAATTTACTGAATACAGCTGTCAGTAGAGCAAAGGAATTGTTTATTTTAGTGGGTAATCTCAGGGAATTAGAATTAGCTGGTGGTGAAACCAAGCGGTTAGTTGAACATATTCGGCTACATGGAGAAATTCGTTCTGAGTTAGGCTTGAATATATGGGGTCAGCAACCGTTTTTTTGA
- a CDS encoding ParA family protein — translation MTRIIAIFNQAGGVAKTTITQNLGYHLAQLNHRVLLIDIDPQASLTIFMGLVPRELEQTVNTAIVDEHPLPIHEGIHGMDLAPANISLSTAEMQLVSASMRDFRLKEAIEPIESDYDFILIDCPPSLGLLSYISLVAATHVLVPLETHFKAFEGTSELLKTVATVRNKPNRKLQIAGFVPTKYDARNSQDTRTLAAITEQLAIAGTVFPPIPRSTAFVDASEERKPLAVYEPKHPSVAILKKIAVSLESLQ, via the coding sequence ATGACCCGAATCATCGCAATCTTTAACCAAGCGGGAGGAGTGGCCAAAACCACCATTACCCAAAACCTGGGCTACCACCTAGCACAACTGAATCATCGCGTCCTGCTCATCGACATAGACCCCCAAGCTTCCTTAACCATTTTTATGGGCTTGGTTCCGAGAGAATTAGAGCAAACCGTCAACACTGCCATTGTGGATGAACACCCTCTGCCAATTCATGAGGGAATTCATGGCATGGATTTAGCCCCTGCCAACATCTCTCTCAGTACAGCAGAAATGCAATTGGTCAGTGCTTCCATGCGCGATTTCCGACTCAAAGAAGCCATCGAACCAATTGAATCAGATTACGATTTCATCTTAATAGATTGCCCTCCCAGCTTAGGGCTGTTAAGTTACATCTCCCTTGTAGCTGCCACCCACGTTCTCGTACCCCTAGAAACCCATTTCAAAGCCTTTGAAGGCACAAGCGAACTATTAAAAACAGTTGCTACAGTCCGCAACAAACCCAACCGCAAACTGCAAATAGCCGGATTTGTCCCCACCAAATACGATGCCCGTAACTCCCAGGACACTCGTACCCTAGCAGCCATCACCGAACAACTAGCGATCGCTGGAACAGTTTTTCCTCCCATTCCTCGTTCCACTGCCTTCGTTGATGCTTCAGAAGAGCGAAAGCCCCTGGCAGTTTACGAACCAAAGCACCCATCTGTTGCCATCTTAAAAAAAATAGCCGTTAGCTTAGAATCCTTACAATGA
- a CDS encoding DUF3991 domain-containing protein — translation LQLLGVEVRHGLTRNGKSKGISYAWNEQKFSGTSLGAAYTFPGLQKHKEIDYQPQRDDQPIQQLLLNPVKPISSDEVQKFLIEIEQKQQLPFTPPAEDESLWPALKNYLTEKRGISSAFVEALHDQGLTYVDQQRAVVFIKWDLDGEKSGALIWHTRSQDNLTVEYDKTTKPSPGWFHLRVGGKPEDKIERVFLCSSPIDALSVAEIDMISHKGLPPVRTMYMVVDDPNNLPVEFFQNVSRIGLAFNNNAQGDETASAVLELLPQSKRLPPNEQNWNEDLLALLHQQQLERSSQQRRQDRGFSR, via the coding sequence GATTGCAATTATTGGGTGTAGAAGTGCGCCACGGATTAACACGCAACGGCAAGAGTAAAGGTATCTCCTACGCCTGGAATGAGCAAAAATTTAGCGGTACAAGTTTAGGTGCAGCCTACACCTTCCCAGGACTACAAAAACATAAAGAAATTGACTACCAACCACAACGCGACGACCAACCCATTCAGCAACTGCTGTTAAATCCAGTCAAACCGATATCCTCTGATGAGGTACAAAAGTTTCTCATTGAGATTGAACAGAAACAACAGTTGCCATTTACGCCCCCAGCAGAAGATGAAAGCCTATGGCCTGCATTAAAAAATTACCTGACTGAAAAACGTGGCATCTCATCTGCATTTGTGGAAGCATTACATGACCAGGGGTTGACTTATGTAGACCAGCAGCGAGCTGTTGTGTTTATCAAATGGGATTTAGATGGTGAAAAGTCAGGCGCACTGATATGGCATACCCGTAGCCAAGATAATCTCACTGTTGAGTATGACAAAACCACCAAACCTTCACCGGGTTGGTTTCATTTGAGAGTGGGTGGCAAGCCAGAGGATAAAATCGAGAGAGTATTTTTGTGTTCTTCTCCCATTGATGCCCTGTCAGTAGCAGAGATTGATATGATATCACATAAAGGGTTGCCACCAGTGAGAACAATGTACATGGTAGTGGATGACCCGAATAACTTGCCAGTAGAATTTTTCCAAAATGTCAGCAGAATTGGGCTGGCTTTTAATAACAATGCTCAGGGTGATGAAACCGCTAGTGCTGTCTTAGAATTGCTGCCCCAAAGTAAAAGACTTCCACCCAATGAGCAAAATTGGAATGAGGATTTGCTGGCACTGCTGCACCAACAGCAACTAGAACGCTCCTCACAACAGCGTCGGCAGGACAGGGGTTTTAGTCGGTAG
- a CDS encoding ParB/RepB/Spo0J family partition protein translates to MRRTKSTLPLKSKIEVPWDTTDIKNADSSQSMPLEQINLPPTQPRRYFDSEALKQLTESIKQHGILQPLLVRPLDGEKHELVAGERRYRAAKEIGLKVVPVVIRELDDNAAFQLALIENLLREDLNPVEETEGILQLLAYKLNRNIEEIPTALYRLQREQKKASTVLHNVIDKDKVEGEASTHNVMGEVESDSITNVTGKEKVESETSTHNIMGEVESDSITNVTGKDKVEGKTSTHNVMGEVENDSITNVTGKEKVEGETSTHNVMGEVKNDSITNVTGKDKVEGEASTHNVMGETEKDNSVINQEPPVNPDIKIVSEVFDSLGLMTWESFVKNRLPLLNLTSDILEALRRGDLEYTKAKAIAQIQDKEERVAFLEQAIAQNWSLSEIKQRISEKKTPTSTPKTESNDYKERFNTATTKLRKSRIWSDPKKRKQIEKLLAQLETLTQVE, encoded by the coding sequence ATGAGACGCACTAAAAGCACCCTACCCCTCAAAAGTAAAATTGAAGTTCCTTGGGACACCACAGACATCAAGAATGCCGATTCTTCTCAATCCATGCCATTAGAGCAGATAAATCTGCCACCAACACAACCGCGCCGTTACTTTGACTCCGAAGCATTAAAGCAGTTAACCGAATCCATCAAACAGCATGGCATCCTGCAACCCCTGCTGGTACGTCCCCTTGATGGAGAAAAACATGAATTAGTAGCAGGAGAGCGCCGCTATCGTGCTGCTAAAGAAATCGGACTAAAAGTTGTTCCCGTTGTCATCAGAGAATTAGACGACAACGCAGCTTTTCAACTGGCACTGATAGAAAACTTACTTCGAGAAGACCTGAACCCAGTCGAAGAAACCGAAGGCATCCTGCAACTGCTGGCTTACAAACTCAATCGAAACATTGAGGAAATTCCCACCGCACTTTATCGCCTACAACGCGAACAGAAAAAAGCATCCACAGTCCTCCATAACGTTATAGACAAGGATAAAGTTGAGGGTGAAGCATCTACCCATAACGTTATGGGCGAAGTCGAAAGTGACTCGATAACCAACGTAACTGGCAAGGAAAAAGTCGAGAGTGAGACATCTACCCATAACATTATGGGCGAAGTTGAAAGTGACTCAATAACCAACGTCACTGGCAAGGATAAAGTCGAAGGTAAGACATCTACCCATAACGTTATGGGCGAAGTTGAAAATGACTCAATAACCAACGTCACTGGCAAGGAAAAAGTCGAAGGTGAGACATCTACCCATAACGTTATGGGCGAAGTTAAAAATGACTCAATAACCAACGTAACTGGCAAGGATAAAGTTGAGGGTGAAGCATCTACCCATAACGTTATGGGCGAAACCGAAAAAGATAACTCAGTCATCAATCAGGAGCCACCCGTAAACCCAGACATAAAAATCGTTTCGGAAGTATTTGATAGCTTAGGGTTAATGACCTGGGAATCTTTCGTTAAAAACCGTCTGCCCTTATTAAACCTGACATCAGACATCCTTGAAGCACTAAGAAGAGGCGACCTGGAATACACCAAAGCCAAAGCCATCGCCCAGATTCAGGATAAAGAAGAGCGTGTTGCCTTTTTAGAACAAGCTATTGCCCAAAACTGGTCTTTAAGCGAAATCAAACAGCGCATTAGTGAAAAGAAAACCCCAACCTCTACCCCCAAAACCGAGTCTAACGATTACAAAGAGCGCTTTAATACTGCGACCACCAAGCTAAGAAAATCGCGGATTTGGTCAGACCCTAAGAAGCGCAAACAGATAGAAAAATTGCTGGCGCAACTGGAGACGCTGACCCAAGTTGAGTAA
- a CDS encoding GIY-YIG nuclease family protein, with translation MASGYVYILTNVSLPGMIKVGRTLRDSRSRARELFTTGLPTPFQVAFEIFSDEHEKLEADFHQELHDFRISNNREFFKYPLDKAITLLQKLNSPPVSKESVFQAEDIFESLKQKYSRYLKPDIVAVRIVQPQDRVWLEITEEEQIGGNLRDQKITRTDLGFISDGEYDSPLFHPQDGVRENARKFVEDFDIYSIVMVTDLFHKSACDEINEKFNPHKLRGVD, from the coding sequence ATGGCTTCAGGATACGTATACATACTCACAAATGTTTCGCTACCTGGGATGATAAAAGTGGGGCGTACTCTTCGTGATTCTCGATCAAGGGCACGTGAACTTTTTACCACTGGTTTGCCAACTCCATTCCAAGTCGCTTTTGAAATTTTCTCAGATGAGCATGAGAAACTTGAAGCTGATTTTCATCAAGAGCTACATGATTTCCGTATATCCAATAATCGTGAGTTTTTTAAGTATCCACTAGATAAGGCAATAACTTTATTGCAAAAACTGAATAGCCCACCAGTAAGCAAAGAATCTGTATTTCAAGCTGAAGATATTTTTGAATCTCTAAAACAAAAATATTCACGCTATCTTAAGCCCGATATTGTTGCCGTTAGAATAGTTCAACCCCAAGACAGAGTATGGCTTGAAATTACCGAGGAGGAGCAGATAGGGGGAAATCTGAGAGATCAGAAGATAACTCGCACTGACTTAGGTTTCATTTCAGATGGTGAATATGATAGTCCTCTATTTCATCCACAAGATGGTGTCAGAGAAAATGCTAGGAAATTTGTTGAGGATTTCGACATCTATTCAATAGTGATGGTGACGGATTTATTTCATAAATCAGCCTGCGATGAGATTAATGAGAAGTTTAATCCACACAAATTACGAGGAGTAGATTAG
- a CDS encoding HNH endonuclease translates to MVYQKLSRWAKRRHAKKSGAWVSSKYWHTIGGDNWVFSVTKDGKVAETLINHASKPIVRHIKIKGNASPFDGNLKYWSARRGEHPLVPKRVAKLLKEQKGKCLYCGLYFREDDLIEVDHIIPKSQGKKDRYGNLQVLHRHCHDSKTAQDNRDSKLWGSTPAEEEWLG, encoded by the coding sequence ATGGTGTATCAAAAGCTCTCCAGATGGGCGAAGCGTCGTCATGCCAAGAAATCAGGGGCATGGGTATCCAGTAAGTACTGGCATACGATAGGCGGAGACAATTGGGTATTCTCAGTAACCAAAGATGGAAAAGTAGCAGAAACTTTAATTAACCATGCTAGCAAACCAATTGTTAGACATATCAAAATTAAGGGTAATGCATCCCCATTCGACGGAAACCTGAAATATTGGAGTGCTAGAAGAGGAGAACACCCCCTAGTTCCTAAGAGAGTTGCAAAGCTTTTGAAAGAACAGAAAGGTAAGTGTTTGTACTGCGGATTGTATTTTAGAGAAGACGATTTAATCGAAGTAGACCATATTATCCCCAAGTCACAAGGCAAAAAGGATAGGTACGGCAACCTCCAAGTATTACACCGTCATTGCCATGATAGCAAAACTGCTCAAGACAACCGAGACTCAAAGCTTTGGGGAAGTACCCCCGCTGAAGAAGAGTGGTTGGGATAG